In one window of Flavobacteriales bacterium DNA:
- a CDS encoding efflux RND transporter periplasmic adaptor subunit, with product MSKTIRYIIIAVVILMIVGVIGKKQGWFGESSSIEVEIDYAARRTIIETVSASGKIQPEKEVKLAPEVSGEIVDLPVVEGQRVSNGELLVRINPDLIEAAVDRAEASLNQSRANLSSSRAQLVEAENNYDRNEPLHKKGVISTAQWDQIVRAYEVAKLGVESAEAMVKNGEASLKEARDNLARTTIYAPDSGTISALHVELGERVVGTNQMQGTELMRIANLNNMEVVVNVNETDIVRVEVGDSVDIEVDAYLDHEFKGIVTEIASSADLVNVSADQVTNFEVKIRILRDSYTELGKNGKSPFRPGMTATVDIITEVAKDILTVPIQSVTTRNDTSSSATRLGNRFGESDERFEVIFLYEEGKAVLKAVETGVQDDTFIEITSGVSDSTEIITGPYRTVAQDLLNNDIVEKK from the coding sequence ATGAGCAAAACGATTCGCTACATCATTATTGCCGTGGTCATTTTAATGATCGTAGGCGTCATCGGCAAAAAACAAGGTTGGTTCGGAGAATCCAGTTCTATTGAAGTGGAAATCGATTACGCTGCTCGACGCACCATCATTGAGACGGTGAGTGCCAGCGGTAAGATCCAACCCGAGAAAGAGGTCAAACTCGCACCTGAGGTCTCAGGAGAGATCGTGGATTTACCAGTAGTTGAAGGACAGCGCGTGAGCAATGGTGAGCTTCTGGTGCGCATCAACCCCGATTTGATCGAAGCTGCGGTAGACAGGGCCGAGGCTTCGCTGAATCAGTCGCGTGCCAATTTGAGTTCGTCCCGCGCTCAATTGGTCGAGGCGGAGAACAACTACGATCGCAACGAACCACTTCACAAAAAAGGGGTGATCTCTACCGCACAGTGGGATCAGATCGTTCGTGCATACGAAGTGGCCAAGCTCGGCGTAGAATCGGCTGAGGCCATGGTGAAGAACGGAGAGGCGAGCTTGAAAGAAGCCCGTGATAACCTCGCTAGAACGACTATTTACGCACCCGATTCCGGAACCATTTCCGCGCTGCACGTTGAGCTTGGAGAACGGGTAGTGGGGACCAATCAAATGCAGGGAACCGAGCTTATGCGCATTGCGAATCTCAATAATATGGAGGTCGTGGTGAACGTAAACGAAACGGATATCGTTCGAGTTGAAGTGGGCGATTCAGTGGATATCGAGGTCGATGCTTATCTCGATCACGAATTCAAAGGAATAGTCACGGAGATCGCCAGTTCGGCGGACCTTGTGAACGTGAGCGCCGACCAGGTGACGAACTTCGAAGTGAAGATCCGCATCCTGCGCGACAGCTACACCGAATTGGGAAAAAATGGAAAAAGCCCGTTTAGACCCGGGATGACCGCTACCGTGGATATCATTACCGAGGTGGCGAAGGACATCCTTACGGTTCCTATTCAGTCTGTGACCACTCGGAACGACACATCGAGTTCGGCCACCCGATTGGGTAACCGATTCGGAGAAAGCGATGAGCGTTTCGAGGTCATTTTTCTTTACGAAGAAGGAAAGGCCGTGCTCAAGGCGGTTGAAACCGGTGTACAAGACGATACCTTTATCGAGATCACTTCAGGCGTTTCGGACAGTACGGAAATCATTACCGGACCGTATAGAACGGTGGCTCAGGATCTCCTCAACAACGATATCGTAGAGAAGAAGTAA